The genomic region TACTGACCGGCTATCCCCAGCAGCAGTCAGCAGTGTATACCGTCAGCTACACCTTGATGGTAGCCTTGCTGGCCGATCTTGCCTGCCGCATCGCACAGCGCCTGCCGGACAGGCGCGCCGAAGCGGAAGCCGCCGCTGCCGAGATCGAACGGCTGCCCGGCCTCTTGCGCGACGCGCTGGGACTGGAAGAGCAGATGCGCGCGCTGGCGCAGCGTTATCAGGATCGGCAGCGATTCTTCTTCCTGGGCGGTGGCCCCCATCTGGTCACGGCCCAGGAGGCGGCGCTCAAAATGATGGAAGCCAACTATACGGCTTCCACCGGTATGCAGATCGAGGAGTTCATTCACGGGCCAATTTCGTCGCTGGACGCGCACGATGTCGCCGTCGTCATCGCTCCGCCAGGAGCCAGCCACAGCCGCGCGCTGGACATCCTCAAGGCGGCGCGAACGATTGGCGCTGAAACTATCGCCCTGGCCGAGTCCGACGACCAGGAGATCAGGGACACCGCAACGCACACGATTCTCCTGCCCCGCTGCGCCGAAGCCCTGGGGATGCTGCCAGCGATTGTACCCTTGCAGCTTTTCACCTATCATTTTGCGCTGGCGCGCGGCGTCAATCCCGATCTCATTCACCGCCACGATGAGAGCTACGCAGCGGCGCGGCGCGGCTATATTCGCTAGCCGCCCTCGCCGCCAACCAGCGCCATCACGTGAAGACGGAGCGCGCCATCGTTGCCGACATCAACCACCACCCGATCACCGGCACGAAACTCGCCTTTGAGCAGCCCTTCGGCCAGTGGGTCTTGCAGCATGTTTTGCAGCGTCCGGCGCAGCGGGCGAGCGCCAAAGTCGGGATCATAGCCGCACCCGGCGATCAGGTCTCTGGCGGCATCCGTCAGGTCCAGAGTGATGAACTGCTCCGAAAGGCGCGCCTGTGTCTGGAGCAGCAGAATATCCAGCACCTGGCGCACCTGCGCCCGCGAAAGCGCGTGGAACATAATAATATCGTCGAGACGGTTCAGGAACTCCGGGCGGAAGAGCCGCTGAATCTCCGGCATGATACGTTCTTTCATGCGCTCATACTCGGCTTGCTCCGTCCCGGCATCCTGGCGCGCGCGGCTAAACCCCAGATCGCCGCGCTTCATCAGCAGCGCAGCGCCTATATTGGAGGTCAGGACGAGAATCGTATTTTTGAAATCTACCACGCGCCCCTTGGCGTCGCTCAGCCGCCCGTCCTCCATAATCTGGAGCAGCAGCTCAAAGACCCTGGGATGGGCCTTCTCGATCTCATCGAACAGGATCACGCTGTAAGGCTTGCGCCGCACCGCCTCGGTCAACTGTCCGGCCTGGTCGTAGCCGACGTAGCCTGGGGGCGCTCCCACCAGGCGCGCCGCGTTGTGTCCCTCCATAAACTCGGACATATCGAGCTTTATCATGGCATCATCGCTGCCAAAGAGCGCCCCGGCCAGCGCGCGGGCCAGTTCGGTTTTGCCAACGCCAGTCGGGCCAACGAAGACAAAGGAGCCTATCGGACGACGCGGATCGCGCAGTTCCGCCCGCGAGCGCCGCACAGCACGCGACACCGCTGTGACTGCTTCCTCCTGGCCGACAAGGCGGCAGTGCAGTTCCTCCTCCAGATGCAGCAGCCGCTGCGACTCCTCTTGATTGACCTTGAGCGCGGGAATGCCCGTCCACATCGAAACTATTTCAGCGATCTCGCGCTCGCCAAGCTTCGGCAAATCTTCATCGCGGGCACGCGACCAGCGGTTCTCAACCTCCACCAATTCCTGGCGCAACTGGTTTTCGTGGTCGCGCAGCTCAGCCGCGCTGGCAAACTCGCGCTGAGCAATCGCCCGGTCTTTCTCTGCCTCCAGCCGCGCAAGCTGCTCACGCTTTTCGCGCGCGCCCAGCGGAGCCACCGAGCGGCTCACCGAGAGCCGCGCGGACGCCTCATCAATCAGATCGATGGCCTTATCGGGCAGGTGGCGGTCCTGAATATAGCGCATAGAAAGCTGCACAGCGGCGTGCAAGCCCTCATCGGTAATGCGCACGCGATGATAACTCTCATAGCGGGTGCGCAGCCCCTGGAGAATCTCCAGCGTCTGCTCCGAGGTCGTCTCACGAATCATCACCGGCTGGAAGCGGCGCTCCAGCGCGGGGTCTTTCTCGATGGATTTGCGATAATCATCCAGGGTGGTTGCGCCAATACACTGAAACTCGCCACGCGCCAGCAGCGGCTTGAAGAGATTGGCCGCGTCCACCGACCCTTCGGCAACGCCTGCGCCGACGAGCGTATGCAGTTCATCAATGTAGATAATGCAGTTGGCTGCCGTCACAATCTCATTTACCACTTTTTTCAGGCGCTCCTCAAAATCGCCGCGATACTTGGTGCCAATGGTCAGCAAGCCAACATCCAGAGAGACGACGCGCTTCTCTTTCAAGAGATCGGGTACCTGTCCACTGGCGATGCGCTGGGCCAGACCCTCTGCAATCGCCGTTTTCCCCACGCCCGCCTCTCCGATCAAGACCGGATTATTCTTGCTGCGTCGCGCCAGAATCTGCATCGTGCGCTCGATCTCGACCTCGCGCCCGATCACCGGATCAAGCTGCCCGGCCACCGCAGCCGCCGTCAAATCATGGCTGACTTGATTGAGGGTTGGAGTCATATTGTACCTAGCCATGTGTTCCGCCGCAAAAGCCGTCATCTGTCGCCCCTGGCGGCGAAGTTGCTCTATCTGGGAACGCGCTGAATCAAGCGCGATCCCAAAACTTTCTAAGACTCCCGCGGCAATCCCTCCGCCTTCGCGCAGCAGACCAAGCAAGAGATGCTCCGCGCCAACCTCCGGCGCGTGACTTTCCTGAGCCTCCTGCTCGGCCAGATCCAACACGGCCCGCGCTGGCCCGCTCAGCGTTGGCTCGCTCAGCAGCGGGCGCGTGCTGCGGCCAATGACAAACTCAAGCGCCTGTCGCACGCGCGCCGAATTGGTCCCCAGTTGACTGATGATGTTTTCGATCAATGGGTCATTGATCTCCAGCAATCCCAGTAAGATATGTTCTGTACAAATGGTTTTATGGTTCAGTCGCAAAGCGTCTTCTCGCGCCTGAGCGAGCGCCTTGCGGGCTTCAGTGGAATAGTGATCAAAGCGGCTCATCAGGGAACCAACCCTTTCCTTCCGTCATCAATACACAAGCACAACCTGAAACAGCAGGAGCAGCTTCCCATCATGATTCAGGGCGCCATCCCAGACCACCCGATGCTCCCGTTCCCTACAAATGTTCAGTGCAAGGAATATGCCAGAAACTGAGCGTTTCGGAACAGGAAGCAGGCGGGGAGGGATAAAATCGGAATGGGTGCAGAAATCGCTCGGCTGCGCACGTTCTTACACAAAGGGCAGCGCAGTTATGGCTGCGCCGCGCCTGGGCGATCTGATTGCTGGTTGGGATAGGTTCTTTACCTTTGGAGAACACCCCTGGAGAGTGCTATGAGAAACAAAGACCCCTGGAGCGAGCGCCACATTGCGGCAGGCTTGCTCCTCCTCGGCGTTCTGCTCGTCTTGCCCGCTGTGGTCATCAATGCTCCCGGCATGGGCGTGACCTCGGCCTGGGGGCAAACGCTCCCCTTCCTCTTCGACCCCGTCTGGACGAAGTATTGGAGCGTGGCCTTCGTCGTCGTGACGCTCTACGGGCTGGTGCTCCTGGAGGGCGTCTTGCGCCGCGCGGGCGACCACCTCTGCGCCACACTGGGCCGGGTGAGCTTCACCCTCGCCACGCTGCTGTGGCTCCTCACCATCCTGTTCGACACGAACGGGCTGCCCGGCGGGCGCGACCTGGAGGGGTTCTTTATTCTGCTGGCGTTTCCAGCAGTCATCGCCTATGGCCTGGCGATCCTGAGAACCAGACTCCTGGCGCGCTGGATTGGTATTGCGGTGGTGCTGTGGGCGGCGCTGACGCTCATCCGGGCGTTCCCCCCACAGAACCAGGGACCGCTCTTCTATGAGCCTGCCCTGCTCCTGGTGGGAATCGCGCTCCTGGTGTCACGAAGCCCACGAGAGGCGCAACAGGCGGCAGATGATGCGCCTTCTGGTATCCAGGGAGAAGTCCACCAGCAAGGAAATGATGGCGTGGGGGCGGCTCACCCCAAAAGCTGAGGAAGCCTGGCAGGCGCCAGGCAGGGACATACCTGACCAGGGCTGATCCAGCAGGATGAGGAGGGCACGTCCTATGCAGTGACGGCCTATACAACCCACCGGGAGCAGGTGGATATGCCGAATCGGCGCGGCGGGCGCTCAGGCGTGGCCGATAGGCGGCGCGGAGGCTTCTGCGCTGGTGGCTGTGTATGCTGTTCGTCTCTGGCATAGGATGTATCGCTGTTTGCACTAGAGAAAGAGACAGACCAACTATGGAGCTGGAAATCACTCTGCGCGTGAACGGGGCCGCCCACCGGCTGATCGTGGATACCCGAACCACCCTGCTGGATGCGCTGCGCGAGCGGCTGGGACTGACCGGGTCTAAGAAAGGGTGTGATCACGGGCAGTGCGGCGCCTGCACCATCTTGCTCGATGGACGGCGCGTGAATAGCTGCCTGGTCCTTGCCGTCGCGCACCAGGACGCCGAGATCGTTACCATCGAAGGGCTGGC from Ktedonobacterales bacterium harbors:
- a CDS encoding SIS domain-containing protein produces the protein MSIPVRPGHPYCMYDEILVQPEAAERLLGADHQQRDELAAVLADKTRLFLTGCGTALHAALAGEHLLRWLTNGRRGTRAFQAFELVEYGPAMDSNTALMVLSHSGTATATIRALEKGKRDGAFCLTVTAYPDSPAAAAADAIVLTGYPQQQSAVYTVSYTLMVALLADLACRIAQRLPDRRAEAEAAAAEIERLPGLLRDALGLEEQMRALAQRYQDRQRFFFLGGGPHLVTAQEAALKMMEANYTASTGMQIEEFIHGPISSLDAHDVAVVIAPPGASHSRALDILKAARTIGAETIALAESDDQEIRDTATHTILLPRCAEALGMLPAIVPLQLFTYHFALARGVNPDLIHRHDESYAAARRGYIR
- a CDS encoding ATP-dependent Clp protease ATP-binding subunit, whose product is MSRFDHYSTEARKALAQAREDALRLNHKTICTEHILLGLLEINDPLIENIISQLGTNSARVRQALEFVIGRSTRPLLSEPTLSGPARAVLDLAEQEAQESHAPEVGAEHLLLGLLREGGGIAAGVLESFGIALDSARSQIEQLRRQGRQMTAFAAEHMARYNMTPTLNQVSHDLTAAAVAGQLDPVIGREVEIERTMQILARRSKNNPVLIGEAGVGKTAIAEGLAQRIASGQVPDLLKEKRVVSLDVGLLTIGTKYRGDFEERLKKVVNEIVTAANCIIYIDELHTLVGAGVAEGSVDAANLFKPLLARGEFQCIGATTLDDYRKSIEKDPALERRFQPVMIRETTSEQTLEILQGLRTRYESYHRVRITDEGLHAAVQLSMRYIQDRHLPDKAIDLIDEASARLSVSRSVAPLGAREKREQLARLEAEKDRAIAQREFASAAELRDHENQLRQELVEVENRWSRARDEDLPKLGEREIAEIVSMWTGIPALKVNQEESQRLLHLEEELHCRLVGQEEAVTAVSRAVRRSRAELRDPRRPIGSFVFVGPTGVGKTELARALAGALFGSDDAMIKLDMSEFMEGHNAARLVGAPPGYVGYDQAGQLTEAVRRKPYSVILFDEIEKAHPRVFELLLQIMEDGRLSDAKGRVVDFKNTILVLTSNIGAALLMKRGDLGFSRARQDAGTEQAEYERMKERIMPEIQRLFRPEFLNRLDDIIMFHALSRAQVRQVLDILLLQTQARLSEQFITLDLTDAARDLIAGCGYDPDFGARPLRRTLQNMLQDPLAEGLLKGEFRAGDRVVVDVGNDGALRLHVMALVGGEGG